Proteins co-encoded in one Neodiprion lecontei isolate iyNeoLeco1 chromosome 3, iyNeoLeco1.1, whole genome shotgun sequence genomic window:
- the LOC107226942 gene encoding protein N-terminal glutamine amidohydrolase — protein MAAESRGAGNTKPLVPLFTKASDCVHTSCYCEENVWKLCQDVATRHGPELQHCYVAFISNPGRSVPLWRQKAGKDEDQLVLWDYHAILIYAPDDRAVVYDLDSALPFPTHFWKYATETFRSDEALRSEYHRRFRLVPAATYLQHFASNRQHMKREDGTWIKTPPEYPPISTPTCKDNLDTFINMEPGTGLGSILSLKQLVNRFYRPSVPTTSPPQQQQQTHTTPT, from the exons ATGGCTGCGGAATCGCGTGGTGCTGGAAACACGAAGCCTCTTGTCCCGCTATTCACCAAAGCCTCGGACTGCGTCCACACGAGTTGCTACTG CGAAGAAAACGTATGGAAGCTATGCCAGGACGTCGCCACTAGGCACGGCCCTGAATTGCAACACTGCTACGTCGCTTTCATCAGCAATCCTGGAAGAAGCGTTCCTCTCTGGCGTCAGAAGGCTGGCAAGGATGAGGATCAGCTTGTCCTTTGG GACTATCACGCAATATTAATCTACGCACCTGACGACAGAGCGGTGGTCTACGATCTAGACAGCGCTCTTCCATTTCCGACTCATTTCTGGAAATACGCAACGGAAACGTTCAGGTCCGACGAAGCTTTGCGCTCCGAGTACCACAGGAGATTCAGACTAGTCCCTGCTGCGACGTACCTGCAGCATTTCGCCTCCAACAGGCAGCACATGAAACGAGAAGACGGCACATGGATCAAAACCCCTCCTGAATATCCTCCGATCTCTACTCCAA CCTGCAAGGATAATCTGGACACTTTCATAAACATGGAACCGGGAACGGGTCTCGGAAGTATCCTAAGTCTGAAGCAGCTGGTAAATAGATTTTACAGACCCAGTGTTCCGACCACTTCTCCgccgcagcagcagcagcagactCACACAACGCCGACTTAA
- the LOC107226944 gene encoding uncharacterized protein LOC107226944 isoform X1 — protein MDLLYGLRGAMAESSEDATIEDELPDFDPSSIPDVNPSQLPSPEELLKMLDGMTGLSDEDKESLREELTRNIQGGNSFGQNLPPPAAPFTSQALMLLALLAVIALIFAFFGYKLYKSLTEREKKREEKRKLKQQKKRK, from the exons ATGGATCTTCTTTACGGTCTTCGAGGAGCAATGGCAGAAAGCTCCGAGGATGCGACCATCGAAGACGAATTGCCGGACTTTGATCCAAGTTCGATACCAGATGTCAATCCGTCGCAGTTACCCTCGCCGGAGGAGCTATTGAAAATGCTCGATGGAATGACTGGTCTCAGTGATGAGGATAAAGAAAGTTTACGCGAAGAATTGACGAGGAATATCCAAGGCGGGAACAGTTTCGGACAGAATCTTCCTCCTCCTGCAGCTCCGTTCACGTCCCAGGCGCTCATGCTTCTCGCATTGCTCGCGGTGATCGCTCTGATATTTG cgTTCTTTGGATACAAGCTATACAAAAGTCTGACCGAGCGGGAGAAGAAacgagaagagaagaggaaaTTGAAGcaacaaaagaaaaggaagtAG
- the LOC107226944 gene encoding uncharacterized protein LOC107226944 isoform X2: MAEEIFNKIKESVDDLSPAVRDKIKSMLTKYRELDEDGKAEFMENAKEAFKNSVSKYTSGNWAFKFWMLIRSYAMILAAIIFIATIFAFFGYKLYKSLTEREKKREEKRKLKQQKKRK, encoded by the exons ATGGCGGAGGAGATATTCAATAAGATTAAAGAAAGCGTCGACGACCTCAGTCCGGCCGTGCGGGATAAAATAAAGTCGATGTTAACAAAGTATCGCGAACTTGACGAGGATGGGAAAGCCGAGTTTATGGAAAACGCTAAAGAAGCGTTTAAGAATTCGGTGTCTAAATACACGTCTGGCAATTGGGCTTTTAAATTTTGGATGTTGATTCGATCCTATGCCATGATACTTGctgctattatttttattgccaCAATTTTCG cgTTCTTTGGATACAAGCTATACAAAAGTCTGACCGAGCGGGAGAAGAAacgagaagagaagaggaaaTTGAAGcaacaaaagaaaaggaagtAG
- the LOC107226949 gene encoding uncharacterized protein LOC107226949 isoform X1 produces MEGPISALFLLGFCVGITGVLAVQNAPTSHSPESEKLVLSASSYPNREKTLNNLVHDASLSRLQRTNPALELASSENVETMEGERFHTLSRNALPEESIDLLTASKHVNHIDGNNIEIKPGDYFRSIAPTRSEIGSGEERGAPMREDLRSEPLHQRQAFGRQNPQQRYTRPIFQQRQSRQEMPRIYSEHAPPPVLQTALPGHGKQRQANPDIQDIITGIVKLLNGNVNVAANTARPLRPIQATRINNRGPPRISDVPPLPPDFDTPGMNPPPLPDHPYPFEKPPAVDRPSVNQLPPERPVRPLPDHVGSQGNRPGIESLWNRPMRPGVNRRPIPPYKPMPPLDKNQPPSFEKRPEKVEKPQTTESNFKGDSNVTADNQSNRPTLTAQTVNQQKRDPVNEGSKPSEADPKPNVKPESIRPSNEGTSKKPQKYQPPMKNEEIIPQNTLVLGSDPLSYPIPNSDGIVGEKKNDSAKNSVTRVISSAPEPIRPSRPTKEKNSEASETSSSGSAYTKVESVSPSGQLMSTFEKTLAVETSSSVKVIEPTPTTSEIQPTVVPLKNDDDPPPSIDFPKLEPSKVDATESKVDASTPTDNLPPLTPQTSTKAETGPSSITSSSNSPAPTNYYPYRPRPGIVIDDTLDYTGSQGAAGHRPYSATRYPQIGDIFDVTVSAVQGPGGSGDSVRVSINPGSPDVIVTSAVEGQGFVSIDGKRTYLNLFDGASEATSAISQSSTSVAQPQPSRTQFPAAITGTGYAVAQPDVPAVTTRPGTSPRRPYPRRPAQPPVRIDTCIVGDSSTCDGSQHEACATVQGVSACHCKPGYARLQHSLPCKKTVSIVVSMRVDRIYDRKVVWDNGLADKESEAYETLAYEANRAVESAMSMTPFSDEYMGSSVNGIYQGDVSQGQGGVFVNTTLKLTLEPRTARPALAGELQKHLLGVIHRRNNNIGNSALYVDSPPGSVSNLQDLDECASSELNDCHASAVCTNTWGGFTCACQPGLKDPHKSEASEAGRVCLSCPTTHCNNRGLCSYVQHGDEMQCACTGNYYGSQCEIDGEVLGVAIGASVAALVIIVLTLVCLVMWSRRWSREQKAVGSPVYGYMQGGMPGTLPGTLARVGSVGTLASAKQGPPTGLPPYMWAHIADHMATANLYAAEPMGSTRPSSAMFGYPTLSMHGTLPPVPLPRLQAPPRPRHRHQPEPDSSDSEPQDRDRADLIPQNGGFHVPRPKSRSSVANQSGIYYDVEYDQGDSQHLSKNNIPMSTYSMARPYYRT; encoded by the exons gAGTCCTTGCAGTCCAGAATGCACCGACATCCCATTCCCCAGAAAGCGAGAAGCTAGTTTTGAGCGCAAGCTCGTACCCGAACAGGGAAAAAACGCTCAACAACTTGGTTCACGATGCGTCCCTATCTAGACTGCAGAGGACGAATCCAGCCCTGGAGCTTGCGAGCTCTGAGAACGTGGAGACCATGGAAGGTGAACGTTTTCATACACTCTCCAGGAACGCTTTACCCGAGGAATCTATCGATCTGTTGACTGCCTCGAAGCACGTGAATCACATCGATGGAAATAACATTGAGATAAAGCCGGGCGACTACTTCAG AAGCATCGCTCCAACTCGAAGCGAAATCGGGTCGGGGGAAGAGCGAGGGGCTCCGATGAGGGAAGACCTCAGGTCGGAGCCCCTGCATCAGCGGCAGGCGTTTGGACGGCAGAACCCACAGCAACGATATACAAGGCCAATTTTCCAACAAAGACAAAGTCGGCAAGAGATGCCGAGGATCTATAGCGAGCACGCGCCACCTCCGGTTCTCCAAACGGCTCTGCCGGGCCACGGGAAACAGAGACAGGCTAATCCCGATATCCAAGATATCATAACGGGGATAGTAAAGCTGCTGAACGGGAACGTGAACGTCGCCGCAAACACCGCGAGGCCGTTGAGGCCGATCCAGGCCACCAG AATCAACAACAGAGGACCACCGAGAATATCGGACGTTCCTCCTCTTCCACCGGATTTCGATACTCCCGGTATGAACCCTCCGCCTCTTCCCGACCATCCCTATCCCTTCGAAAAACCACCGGCGGTCGATCGTCCTTCCGTGAACCAGTTGCCGCCGGAAAGACCGGTTCGACCCTTGCCGGATCACGTTGGTAGCCAAGGAAATCGACCGGGGATCGAGAGCCTCTGGAATCGACCGATGAGACCAG GAGTAAACAGGCGACCGATACCGCCGTACAAGCCGATGCCTCCGTTGGACAAAAATCAGCCACCCAGTTTCGAGAAGCGGCCGGAGAAAGTGGAGAAGCCGCAAACCACGGAGAGCAATTTCAAGGGGGACTCGAACGTGACGGCGGATAATCAGAGCAACAGGCCAACTCTGACGGCTCAGACGGTGAACCAGCAGAAGAGAGACCCCGTGAACGAGGGGAGTAAACCGTCTGAGGCGGATCCGAAGCCGAATGTAAAGCCGGAGTCGATTCGACCGAGTAACGAGGGCACCTCGAAGAAACCGCAAAAATATCAACCACCGATGAAGAACGAGGAAATAATACCGCAGAACACTTTGGTCCTTGGTTCAGACCCGCTTTCGTATCCCATACCGAATTCCGACGGGATCGTCGGTGAGAAGAAGAACGATTCCGCGAAGAATTCGGTAACCCGGGTGATTTCCTCGGCGCCGGAACCGATCAGGCCGTCGAGACCGACGAAGGAGAAGAACTCCGAAGCCTCCGAGACGAGCAGCAGCGGCAGTGCGTATACGAAGGTGGAGTCGGTCTCACCTTCGGGGCAATTAATGTCGACCTTCGAAAAAACCCTGGCCGTGGAGACGAGCTCGTCGGTAAAAGTGATCGAGCCGACGCCGACGACGAGCGAGATCCAGCCGACGGTTGTACCGCTTAAAAACGACGACGACCCTCCCCCAAGCATCGACTTCCCCAAGCTCGAACCTAGCAAGGTCGACGCGACCGAGTCCAAGGTCGACGCGTCGACGCCAACCGATAACCTCCCGCCCTTGACCCCTCAGACGAGCACCAAGGCGGAAACTGGCCCCTCCTCGATCACCTCGTCTTCGAACAGTCCGGCACCGACGAACTACTACCCGTACCGACCACGCCCAGGAATAGTGATCGACGACACCCTGGACTACACAGGAAGCCAAGGAGCGGCGGGTCACCGGCCTTATTCCGCGACGCGGTATCCCCAGATCGGCGACATCTTCGATGTAACGGTGTCGGCCGTGCAGGGACCGGGTGGTTCCGGGGACAGCGTTAGGGTCTCTATAAACCCCGGTAGTCCCGACGTGATCGTGACGTCGGCGGTCGAGGGCCAGGGCTTCGTCAGTATAGACGGAAAGCGGACGTACTTGAATCTCTTCGACGGTGCGAGCGAGGCGACGTCCGCGATCAGCCAATCCTCGACGAGCGTCGCGCAACCTCAACCTAGCCGAACCCAATTCCCAGCTGCCATAACCGGGACCGGATACGCGGTCGCCCAGCCGGATGTTCCAGCCGTGACAACGCGGCCCGGAACCTCGCCGAGGAGACCCTATCCAAGACGGCCCGCGCAGCCTCCGGTCAGGATCGACACCTGCATAGTCGGTGACTCGAGCACGTGCGACGGGAGTCAGCACGAGGCCTGCGCCACGGTCCAGGGTGTCTCGGCCTGCCACTGCAAGCCGGGATACGCGAGGCTGCAGCACTCCTTGCCGTGCAAGAAGACCGTCAGTATAGTGGTGTCGATGAGGGTCGACAGGATATACGACAGGAAGGTCGTGTGGGACAACGGACTCGCCGACAAGGAATCCGAGGCCTACGAGACCCTCGCCTACGAGGCCAATCGGGCCGTCGAATCGGCCATGTCGATGACCCCCTTCTCCGACGAGTACATGGGCTCTTCGGTTAACGGGATTTACCAGGGCGACGTGAGCCAAGGACAGGGCGGCGTCTTCGTGAACACGACATTGAAGCTCACCCTCGAGCCGAGGACCGCAAGGCCCGCCCTTGCCGGGGAACTGCAGAAGCACCTCCTGGGGGTGATCCACAGGCGTAACAACAACATAGGTAACAGCGCGCTGTACGTAGACAGTCCACCGGGCTCGGTGTCGAACCTTCAGGACCTCGACGAGTGCGCATCCTCCGAATTGAACGACTGTCACGCGTCGGCTGTATGCACCAACACCTGGGGCGGTTTCACCTGCGCCTGTCAACCCGGCCTCAAGGATCCCCACAAGTCCGAGGCCAGCGAGGCTGGCAGGGTCTGCCTCTCCTGTCCAACGACCCACTGCAACAACAGAGGACTTTGCTCCTACGTCCAGCATGGTGATGAAATGCAGTGCGCCTGCACCGGGAACTACTACGGGTCCCAGTGCGAGATCGACGGCGAGGTTCTTGGCGTCGCTATCGGGGCCTCGGTCGCCGCTCTGGTGATCATCGTCCTGACCCTGGTCTGCTTGGTCATGTGGAGTCGGCGATGGTCCCGCGAACAGAAGGCCGTCGGATCACCGGTTTACGGGTACATGCAGGGCGGTATGCCTGGGACTTTACCCGGCACCCTGGCCAGGGTCGGTTCCGTTGGGACTCTGGCCTCCGCTAAACAGGGACCGCCGACCGGACTGCCTCCCTACATGTGGGCCCACATAGCCGACCACATGGCCACCGCCAACCTCTACGCCGCGGAGCCGATGGGCTCCACCAGGCCCAGTTCGGCCATGTTCGGCTATCCCACCCTCAGCATGCACGGCACTCTGCCGCCGGTCCCACTGCCCAGACTTCAGGCCCCTCCCAGGCCTCGACATCGTCATCAACCTGAGCCCGACAGCTCCGACTCTGAACCCCAAGACCGGGACAGAGCCGATCTGATACCTCAGAATGGAGGGTTTCACGTACCTAGACCGAAGTCCAGATCCTCCGTGGCG AATCAAAGCGGGATCTATTACGACGTCGAGTACGATCAAGGTGATTCGCAGCATTTGTCGAAAAACAACATACCAATGTCCACCTACAGTATGGCTAGACCGTATTACAGAACTTAG
- the LOC107226949 gene encoding uncharacterized protein LOC107226949 isoform X2 has product MEGERFHTLSRNALPEESIDLLTASKHVNHIDGNNIEIKPGDYFRSIAPTRSEIGSGEERGAPMREDLRSEPLHQRQAFGRQNPQQRYTRPIFQQRQSRQEMPRIYSEHAPPPVLQTALPGHGKQRQANPDIQDIITGIVKLLNGNVNVAANTARPLRPIQATRINNRGPPRISDVPPLPPDFDTPGMNPPPLPDHPYPFEKPPAVDRPSVNQLPPERPVRPLPDHVGSQGNRPGIESLWNRPMRPGVNRRPIPPYKPMPPLDKNQPPSFEKRPEKVEKPQTTESNFKGDSNVTADNQSNRPTLTAQTVNQQKRDPVNEGSKPSEADPKPNVKPESIRPSNEGTSKKPQKYQPPMKNEEIIPQNTLVLGSDPLSYPIPNSDGIVGEKKNDSAKNSVTRVISSAPEPIRPSRPTKEKNSEASETSSSGSAYTKVESVSPSGQLMSTFEKTLAVETSSSVKVIEPTPTTSEIQPTVVPLKNDDDPPPSIDFPKLEPSKVDATESKVDASTPTDNLPPLTPQTSTKAETGPSSITSSSNSPAPTNYYPYRPRPGIVIDDTLDYTGSQGAAGHRPYSATRYPQIGDIFDVTVSAVQGPGGSGDSVRVSINPGSPDVIVTSAVEGQGFVSIDGKRTYLNLFDGASEATSAISQSSTSVAQPQPSRTQFPAAITGTGYAVAQPDVPAVTTRPGTSPRRPYPRRPAQPPVRIDTCIVGDSSTCDGSQHEACATVQGVSACHCKPGYARLQHSLPCKKTVSIVVSMRVDRIYDRKVVWDNGLADKESEAYETLAYEANRAVESAMSMTPFSDEYMGSSVNGIYQGDVSQGQGGVFVNTTLKLTLEPRTARPALAGELQKHLLGVIHRRNNNIGNSALYVDSPPGSVSNLQDLDECASSELNDCHASAVCTNTWGGFTCACQPGLKDPHKSEASEAGRVCLSCPTTHCNNRGLCSYVQHGDEMQCACTGNYYGSQCEIDGEVLGVAIGASVAALVIIVLTLVCLVMWSRRWSREQKAVGSPVYGYMQGGMPGTLPGTLARVGSVGTLASAKQGPPTGLPPYMWAHIADHMATANLYAAEPMGSTRPSSAMFGYPTLSMHGTLPPVPLPRLQAPPRPRHRHQPEPDSSDSEPQDRDRADLIPQNGGFHVPRPKSRSSVANQSGIYYDVEYDQGDSQHLSKNNIPMSTYSMARPYYRT; this is encoded by the exons ATGGAAGGTGAACGTTTTCATACACTCTCCAGGAACGCTTTACCCGAGGAATCTATCGATCTGTTGACTGCCTCGAAGCACGTGAATCACATCGATGGAAATAACATTGAGATAAAGCCGGGCGACTACTTCAG AAGCATCGCTCCAACTCGAAGCGAAATCGGGTCGGGGGAAGAGCGAGGGGCTCCGATGAGGGAAGACCTCAGGTCGGAGCCCCTGCATCAGCGGCAGGCGTTTGGACGGCAGAACCCACAGCAACGATATACAAGGCCAATTTTCCAACAAAGACAAAGTCGGCAAGAGATGCCGAGGATCTATAGCGAGCACGCGCCACCTCCGGTTCTCCAAACGGCTCTGCCGGGCCACGGGAAACAGAGACAGGCTAATCCCGATATCCAAGATATCATAACGGGGATAGTAAAGCTGCTGAACGGGAACGTGAACGTCGCCGCAAACACCGCGAGGCCGTTGAGGCCGATCCAGGCCACCAG AATCAACAACAGAGGACCACCGAGAATATCGGACGTTCCTCCTCTTCCACCGGATTTCGATACTCCCGGTATGAACCCTCCGCCTCTTCCCGACCATCCCTATCCCTTCGAAAAACCACCGGCGGTCGATCGTCCTTCCGTGAACCAGTTGCCGCCGGAAAGACCGGTTCGACCCTTGCCGGATCACGTTGGTAGCCAAGGAAATCGACCGGGGATCGAGAGCCTCTGGAATCGACCGATGAGACCAG GAGTAAACAGGCGACCGATACCGCCGTACAAGCCGATGCCTCCGTTGGACAAAAATCAGCCACCCAGTTTCGAGAAGCGGCCGGAGAAAGTGGAGAAGCCGCAAACCACGGAGAGCAATTTCAAGGGGGACTCGAACGTGACGGCGGATAATCAGAGCAACAGGCCAACTCTGACGGCTCAGACGGTGAACCAGCAGAAGAGAGACCCCGTGAACGAGGGGAGTAAACCGTCTGAGGCGGATCCGAAGCCGAATGTAAAGCCGGAGTCGATTCGACCGAGTAACGAGGGCACCTCGAAGAAACCGCAAAAATATCAACCACCGATGAAGAACGAGGAAATAATACCGCAGAACACTTTGGTCCTTGGTTCAGACCCGCTTTCGTATCCCATACCGAATTCCGACGGGATCGTCGGTGAGAAGAAGAACGATTCCGCGAAGAATTCGGTAACCCGGGTGATTTCCTCGGCGCCGGAACCGATCAGGCCGTCGAGACCGACGAAGGAGAAGAACTCCGAAGCCTCCGAGACGAGCAGCAGCGGCAGTGCGTATACGAAGGTGGAGTCGGTCTCACCTTCGGGGCAATTAATGTCGACCTTCGAAAAAACCCTGGCCGTGGAGACGAGCTCGTCGGTAAAAGTGATCGAGCCGACGCCGACGACGAGCGAGATCCAGCCGACGGTTGTACCGCTTAAAAACGACGACGACCCTCCCCCAAGCATCGACTTCCCCAAGCTCGAACCTAGCAAGGTCGACGCGACCGAGTCCAAGGTCGACGCGTCGACGCCAACCGATAACCTCCCGCCCTTGACCCCTCAGACGAGCACCAAGGCGGAAACTGGCCCCTCCTCGATCACCTCGTCTTCGAACAGTCCGGCACCGACGAACTACTACCCGTACCGACCACGCCCAGGAATAGTGATCGACGACACCCTGGACTACACAGGAAGCCAAGGAGCGGCGGGTCACCGGCCTTATTCCGCGACGCGGTATCCCCAGATCGGCGACATCTTCGATGTAACGGTGTCGGCCGTGCAGGGACCGGGTGGTTCCGGGGACAGCGTTAGGGTCTCTATAAACCCCGGTAGTCCCGACGTGATCGTGACGTCGGCGGTCGAGGGCCAGGGCTTCGTCAGTATAGACGGAAAGCGGACGTACTTGAATCTCTTCGACGGTGCGAGCGAGGCGACGTCCGCGATCAGCCAATCCTCGACGAGCGTCGCGCAACCTCAACCTAGCCGAACCCAATTCCCAGCTGCCATAACCGGGACCGGATACGCGGTCGCCCAGCCGGATGTTCCAGCCGTGACAACGCGGCCCGGAACCTCGCCGAGGAGACCCTATCCAAGACGGCCCGCGCAGCCTCCGGTCAGGATCGACACCTGCATAGTCGGTGACTCGAGCACGTGCGACGGGAGTCAGCACGAGGCCTGCGCCACGGTCCAGGGTGTCTCGGCCTGCCACTGCAAGCCGGGATACGCGAGGCTGCAGCACTCCTTGCCGTGCAAGAAGACCGTCAGTATAGTGGTGTCGATGAGGGTCGACAGGATATACGACAGGAAGGTCGTGTGGGACAACGGACTCGCCGACAAGGAATCCGAGGCCTACGAGACCCTCGCCTACGAGGCCAATCGGGCCGTCGAATCGGCCATGTCGATGACCCCCTTCTCCGACGAGTACATGGGCTCTTCGGTTAACGGGATTTACCAGGGCGACGTGAGCCAAGGACAGGGCGGCGTCTTCGTGAACACGACATTGAAGCTCACCCTCGAGCCGAGGACCGCAAGGCCCGCCCTTGCCGGGGAACTGCAGAAGCACCTCCTGGGGGTGATCCACAGGCGTAACAACAACATAGGTAACAGCGCGCTGTACGTAGACAGTCCACCGGGCTCGGTGTCGAACCTTCAGGACCTCGACGAGTGCGCATCCTCCGAATTGAACGACTGTCACGCGTCGGCTGTATGCACCAACACCTGGGGCGGTTTCACCTGCGCCTGTCAACCCGGCCTCAAGGATCCCCACAAGTCCGAGGCCAGCGAGGCTGGCAGGGTCTGCCTCTCCTGTCCAACGACCCACTGCAACAACAGAGGACTTTGCTCCTACGTCCAGCATGGTGATGAAATGCAGTGCGCCTGCACCGGGAACTACTACGGGTCCCAGTGCGAGATCGACGGCGAGGTTCTTGGCGTCGCTATCGGGGCCTCGGTCGCCGCTCTGGTGATCATCGTCCTGACCCTGGTCTGCTTGGTCATGTGGAGTCGGCGATGGTCCCGCGAACAGAAGGCCGTCGGATCACCGGTTTACGGGTACATGCAGGGCGGTATGCCTGGGACTTTACCCGGCACCCTGGCCAGGGTCGGTTCCGTTGGGACTCTGGCCTCCGCTAAACAGGGACCGCCGACCGGACTGCCTCCCTACATGTGGGCCCACATAGCCGACCACATGGCCACCGCCAACCTCTACGCCGCGGAGCCGATGGGCTCCACCAGGCCCAGTTCGGCCATGTTCGGCTATCCCACCCTCAGCATGCACGGCACTCTGCCGCCGGTCCCACTGCCCAGACTTCAGGCCCCTCCCAGGCCTCGACATCGTCATCAACCTGAGCCCGACAGCTCCGACTCTGAACCCCAAGACCGGGACAGAGCCGATCTGATACCTCAGAATGGAGGGTTTCACGTACCTAGACCGAAGTCCAGATCCTCCGTGGCG AATCAAAGCGGGATCTATTACGACGTCGAGTACGATCAAGGTGATTCGCAGCATTTGTCGAAAAACAACATACCAATGTCCACCTACAGTATGGCTAGACCGTATTACAGAACTTAG
- the LOC107226943 gene encoding isochorismatase domain-containing protein 1 — translation MALSATKAILRHGKTALFVCDMQVKFAKAIFEFDKIVANSAKLVNGMRLLDVPIIVTEQNPKALGNTVSELDITGAKGPFAKTKFSMYTEEVRKELSTLCSGGPPESVVLIGIEAHVCVEQTALDLTANGFQVHAVADCCSSRTQEDRLLAIERMRQVGCQIATSESVLFKLLGDSKHEKFKELQRLVKEPSVYTGLVPSAKI, via the exons ATGGCTCTGAGCGCTACGAAGGCGATCCTTCGCCACGGGAAAACGGCTTTATTTGTTTGCGATATGCAGGTGAAATTCGCCAAGGCTATATTCGAGTTCGATAAGATCGTCGCTAACTCTGCGAAGCTG GTGAACGGCATGCGCTTGTTGGATGTACCGATCATTGTTACCGAGCAGAATCCTAAGGCTTTAGGAAACACAGTTTCGGAACTGGATATAACAGGTGCAAAAGGACCGTTCGCAAAGACCAAGTTCAGCATGTACACTGAAGAA GTGCGCAAAGAACTTTCTACGCTCTGCTCAGGTGGTCCTCCAGAGTCGGTAGTTCTCATTGGGATCGAGGCACATGTTTGCGTCGAGCAAACTGCACTGGATCTTACCGCCAATGGGTTCCAGGTCCATGCGGTGGCCGATTGCTGCTCGTCTCGCACGCAAGAGGACAGATTGCTTGCGATCGAG AGAATGAGGCAAGTCGGGTGTCAGATAGCAACTTCCGAAAGCGTACTCTTCAAACTATTGGGCGACTCCAAGCATGAAAAGTTTAAGGAACTGCAACGTCTCGTAAAAGAGCCTTCGGTTTACACGGGTTTAGTTCCATCAGCTAAAATTTAG